In a genomic window of Sus scrofa isolate TJ Tabasco breed Duroc chromosome 4, Sscrofa11.1, whole genome shotgun sequence:
- the CCDC166 gene encoding coiled-coil domain-containing protein 166 yields MAPKKKRGTSAGRRSGAGGEGAEPPLSERAQYLQREYKLLSEQLDACEQRVDQVLRDNAFLDREALRLREENRLYASYVSARAQRCANAVVRLEEQNRVDLTLIHWQRAELASLYRGREDGVRAQLLEMEARAAQMAQQVQALQPYKELQLEQLARIRTLERELLHMRVEHTQLLHRVKRRFLEDKAAFEREARQRVQSLARRAEREAARALFAHTQAIRADNGRLRQELLRLLRRAQLLHDMRRQLLEQREQLRREHEDTRDLARVHGWLSRGPEGPPLWQPPSAASPPGPFASSTSPLRAFSRVPSACASRNPSQVSWRPASWTLAASRAASLTPSRVALRGPSLAPSRAASQAPSQPPSQVGSRVPSSIPSRPASRVPSWTLSRSGSRILPWTPSRPDSRVSSRSSLGELHRTPPFLGSPSPEGALAASQSPETVKVTLEPKLPLGEPEPTRREAS; encoded by the exons ATGGCGCCCAAGAAGAAGCGCGGGACAAGCGCGGGGCGCCGGTCGGGCGCGGGGGGAGAGGGCGCCGAGCCGCCGCTGTCGGAACGCGCTCAGTACCTGCAGCGCGAGTACAAGCTGCTCTCGGAGCAGCTGGACGCCTGCGAGCAGCGAGTGGACCAAGTGCTGCGGGACAACGCCTTCCTCGACCGCGAGGCGCTGCGCCTGCGCGAGGAGAACCGGCTCTACGCCAGTTACGTGAGCGCGCGCGCCCAGCGCTGCGCCAACGCCGTCGTCCGGCTGGAGGAGCAGAACCGCGTGGACTTGACGCTGATCCACTGGCAGCGGGCGGAGCTGGCATCGCTCTACCGCGGGCGTGAGGACGGGGTGCGCGCGCAGCTGCTGGAGATGGAGGCGCGCGCGGCGCAGATGGCGCAGCAGGTGCAGGCGTTGCAGCCCTACAAG gagctgcagctggagcagtTGGCCCGGATCCGGACGCTGGAGCGCGAGCTGCTGCACATGCGCGTGGAGCACACGCAGCTGCTCCACCGCGTGAAGCGGCGCTTCCTGGAGGACAAGGCAGCCTTCGAGCGCGAGGCGCGCCAGCGCGTGCAGTCCCTGGCGCGGCGTGCGGAGCGTGAGGCGGCGCGCGCGCTCTTCGCGCACACTCAGGCCATCAGAGCGGACAACGGGCGCCTGCGGCAGGAGCTGCTGCGGCTGCTCCGCCGGGCCCAGCTGCTGCACGACATGCGGCGCCAGTTGCTGGAGCAGCGGGAGCAGCTGCGGCGCGAGCACGAGGACACGCGGGACTTGGCGCGCGTGCATGGCTGGCTCTCCCGCGGCCCCGAGGGGCCGCCGCTGTGGCAACCGCCGTCGGCTGCCTCACCCCCGGGGCCGTTCGCCTCCTCCACCAGCCCGCTGCGCGCCTTCTCCCGCGTTCCCTCAGCCTGTGCCTCACGGAACCCGTCTCAGGTCTCGTGGCGCCCGGCCTCTTGGACGCTTGCGGCTTCCCGGGCCGCGTCGCTGACCCCGTCGCGTGTTGCCCTCAGAGGCCCGTCACTGGCCCCTTCGAGGGCGGCTTCCCAGGCTCCATCCCAGCCCCCATCGCAGGTGGGCTCCAGGGTACCGTCCTCGATCCCTTCGCGCCCAGCCTCCCGGGTCCCTTCCTGGACCTTGTCCCGCTCGGGCTCCCGGATCCTTCCCTGGACCCCATCCCGTCCGGACTCTCGGGTGTCGTCGCGGTCCTCGCTGGGTGAGCTTCACAGGACACCACCCTTTCTGGGAAGTCCGTCCCCAGAAGGGGCTCTTGCGGCCTCCCAGTCGCCGGAGACCGTGAAGGTGACGCTGGAGCCGAAGCTGCCTCTGGGAGAGCCTGAACCTACCCGGAGGGAGGCCAGTTAG